The Candidatus Arthromitus sp. SFB-mouse-Japan genome includes a region encoding these proteins:
- a CDS encoding globin domain-containing protein — MLDYKVKCIIKDCVPVLRDRGVELTENFYNLMFTNNPEVRSLFDDDRQKSGEQAKALASSLLAVAQNIDNLEKILPTVKKIGMSHVKANVKPEHYPIVGKNLLLAIKETLGDTATDELINAFSEVYKYISKIFIDIEKELYNTI, encoded by the coding sequence ATGTTAGATTACAAAGTTAAATGTATAATAAAGGATTGTGTTCCAGTATTAAGAGACCGTGGAGTTGAATTAACAGAAAATTTCTATAATTTAATGTTTACAAATAATCCAGAGGTTAGATCTCTTTTTGATGATGATAGACAGAAAAGTGGGGAACAAGCCAAAGCTCTAGCATCTTCGCTTCTTGCAGTTGCTCAGAATATAGATAATTTAGAAAAAATTCTCCCAACTGTTAAAAAAATTGGCATGTCTCACGTTAAAGCAAATGTTAAACCTGAACATTATCCAATAGTTGGAAAAAATCTTTTGCTAGCAATTAAAGAAACTTTAGGTGATACGGCTACTGATGAGCTTATTAATGCGTTTTCAGAAGTTTACAAATATATTTCAAAGATATTTATAGATATAGAAAAAGAACTATATAATACTATTTAA
- a CDS encoding globin domain-containing protein, producing MNQNAKKIIENHIPIFKNKGMEFSNNFYKILFEYNNNAKLLFKENSLKNDEQIKDTSFLFVSIFENVNNIDKIIPIIKEFVNKHMNINSNIKIDSCQIIKEAFLSSFKKTFNEIATNELITAYSDIYDLISRELCDKKNNSGYKNEHEFIQDPWARITTRNGLAGDEVISSLQKCIRRGLVEDACKFAYEMYITSPQMEDKLWRRLVTITVEDIGMGDVNAPILINTLNEMRKNYAYADGDRPIFFIHAIRYLCACQKDRSSDLLKNIVIKSFAMGFIPEIPDFALDKHTIRGAKMGRDSFHFLNEASKVIPQLPIDNDYKQRYEEILKTYNPDNVCKSAFKYNPWQE from the coding sequence ATGAATCAAAACGCTAAAAAAATTATCGAAAACCATATTCCAATTTTTAAAAATAAAGGAATGGAATTCTCAAATAATTTCTATAAAATTTTATTTGAATATAATAATAACGCTAAATTACTTTTTAAAGAAAATAGCTTAAAAAATGATGAGCAAATAAAAGATACGTCGTTTCTTTTTGTATCCATCTTTGAAAACGTAAACAACATTGATAAAATTATTCCTATTATAAAAGAATTTGTAAATAAACATATGAACATAAATTCTAATATTAAAATAGACTCTTGTCAGATTATTAAAGAAGCTTTCTTATCATCTTTTAAGAAAACATTTAACGAAATTGCTACAAATGAACTTATAACTGCATATTCCGATATATATGACCTAATTTCTAGAGAATTATGTGATAAGAAAAATAATTCGGGATACAAAAATGAACATGAATTCATTCAAGACCCTTGGGCAAGAATTACTACAAGAAATGGACTTGCTGGAGATGAGGTTATATCTTCACTTCAAAAGTGTATAAGACGTGGTCTTGTTGAAGATGCTTGTAAATTTGCATATGAAATGTACATCACATCCCCACAAATGGAAGATAAACTTTGGAGAAGACTTGTTACTATAACTGTTGAGGATATTGGTATGGGTGATGTTAATGCCCCAATATTAATAAACACATTAAACGAAATGAGAAAAAATTACGCATATGCTGACGGAGACAGACCAATATTTTTCATACATGCAATAAGATATTTATGTGCTTGTCAGAAAGATCGTTCAAGTGATCTACTTAAAAATATAGTTATAAAAAGTTTTGCTATGGGATTTATTCCTGAGATTCCAGACTTTGCTTTAGATAAACACACTATAAGAGGTGCAAAAATGGGACGTGATTCATTCCACTTCTTAAACGAAGCAAGTAAAGTAATTCCCCAACTTCCAATAGACAATGACTATAAACAACGTTATGAAGAAATACTAAAGACCTATAATCCTGATAATGTTTGTAAATCAGCATTTAAATACAATCCTTGGCAAGAATAA
- a CDS encoding PTS sugar transporter subunit IIC, which produces MKSSSMFEKLDKALSPISTKIANQRHLRAVSTGMMLTLPLIVIGSLFLIIANPPVNPDIIDPNTTNIFLKFLLLWKSFAVQNYSLITTPYDMTMGLLGLASAFTISYALANEYKMKSIMSGLISMCVYFMVSATVIDGNISTAFLGSDGLFVAIIISLLSVEITRLIERKGFQIKMPDSVPPAVTSFINSMFPLLANILIIYGINVIIKVNFDMSIPQAIMSILNPALSVVDNLWGFLLIMTFGNLLWIIGVNGTSIIFPIVFTLGITNTGLNADLIASGQAPNFLMNLQMFRVTVLGGAGNTLGLVILMLWSKSVHLKSLGKLSIIPGICGINEPIIFGGPIVFNAILAIPFLLTPIITVSMTYFAQKIGLIGLGYLVDPSFTPFFAQAYLSSLDFRNVIFSFFLVLVSLVIYYPFFKVYEKNTLIKEAK; this is translated from the coding sequence ATGAAATCAAGTTCAATGTTTGAAAAATTAGATAAAGCACTATCTCCTATAAGTACAAAAATAGCTAATCAACGTCATTTAAGAGCCGTTTCAACGGGTATGATGTTAACATTACCTTTAATTGTAATTGGTTCACTGTTTCTTATAATAGCGAATCCTCCGGTAAACCCTGATATAATTGATCCTAATACTACAAATATATTTTTAAAATTCCTTCTTTTATGGAAATCATTTGCTGTACAAAATTATTCTCTAATCACTACGCCATACGATATGACAATGGGACTTTTAGGACTTGCATCAGCATTCACAATTTCATACGCTTTGGCTAATGAATACAAAATGAAAAGCATAATGTCTGGTCTTATATCAATGTGTGTGTACTTTATGGTATCTGCAACAGTAATTGACGGAAATATATCAACAGCATTTTTAGGATCTGATGGATTATTTGTAGCCATAATTATTAGTCTTTTATCAGTCGAAATAACTAGATTAATAGAAAGAAAAGGATTCCAGATTAAAATGCCAGATAGCGTTCCCCCTGCAGTAACATCATTTATAAATTCAATGTTCCCACTACTCGCAAACATTTTAATAATCTATGGCATAAATGTAATAATAAAAGTAAATTTTGATATGTCAATACCTCAAGCCATAATGTCTATATTAAACCCTGCTCTTTCTGTTGTTGACAATTTATGGGGATTCCTATTAATTATGACATTTGGTAATTTATTATGGATTATTGGCGTTAATGGTACATCAATAATATTCCCAATCGTATTCACTCTTGGGATAACTAATACTGGATTAAATGCCGATTTAATTGCATCTGGTCAAGCTCCAAATTTTTTAATGAACTTACAAATGTTTAGGGTCACAGTACTTGGTGGAGCTGGGAATACATTAGGACTTGTAATTTTAATGTTATGGAGTAAATCTGTTCATTTAAAATCCCTAGGTAAACTCTCTATTATTCCAGGAATATGCGGAATCAATGAACCTATAATTTTTGGTGGACCAATCGTATTTAATGCAATATTAGCAATACCATTTTTATTAACTCCAATAATAACGGTAAGTATGACATATTTTGCACAGAAAATTGGATTAATAGGACTTGGATATTTAGTTGATCCATCATTTACTCCTTTCTTTGCTCAAGCTTATTTATCATCATTAGACTTTAGAAATGTTATATTTTCATTCTTTTTAGTTCTTGTAAGTCTTGTCATATATTATCCCTTTTTCAAAGTTTACGAGAAAAACACACTAATCAAGGAAGCTAAATAA
- a CDS encoding YbaN family protein, whose amino-acid sequence MKYIFILLGVFCFIIGVIGIILPLIPTTPLFLLTLICFAKSSPKLEKRFISSKFYKKYLEDFMKNKRLPLKRKIFLVCLATTMMSFPLIILDNIIIKILVVMLLAYLYYYFFFKIKNY is encoded by the coding sequence ATGAAATATATTTTCATACTTTTAGGTGTTTTTTGTTTCATAATTGGAGTTATTGGGATAATTCTTCCCCTAATACCAACAACTCCTCTATTTCTACTCACTCTAATTTGTTTTGCTAAATCCTCTCCCAAACTTGAAAAGAGGTTCATTTCATCTAAATTTTACAAAAAATATTTGGAAGACTTCATGAAAAATAAAAGACTTCCTCTTAAACGTAAAATATTTTTAGTATGCTTAGCTACAACAATGATGTCTTTTCCTCTAATAATACTCGATAATATAATAATAAAAATATTAGTGGTAATGCTACTTGCATATCTTTATTACTACTTCTTCTTTAAAATTAAAAACTATTAG
- a CDS encoding linear amide C-N hydrolase — protein sequence MNIGCSSFSWQTIDGKHLLGRTYDYFGNLDSNSFVVIPRNYEFSTLIETKSMVKSEYVVTGMNINGLDTPFLVDGINEHGLMGALLNYPGFACYDTNDNYSVSVNPSFIVTYMLSTCKTLDEVEREAKAINFSSEKVFGNEIRVHFIFFDSTGEAIIVEPNEGGVTVHRNTIGVMTNSPNYEWHEQNIRNYLGQSPLGVKQDTICGKEFKAFGVWGLRFPGGYASTDRFIRVALTKNFSPKGNDELDGVTRMFNMFSTVYMAEGIVGLQTDKGSDFEFTQSIDIMCSESLKYYFSLTTNRRISCIDLKKELNNTKIKYIEIPKDQDISFIN from the coding sequence ATGAATATTGGTTGTAGTAGTTTTTCATGGCAGACAATTGACGGGAAACATTTGCTCGGAAGAACTTATGATTATTTTGGGAATTTAGATAGTAATTCATTCGTTGTTATTCCAAGGAATTATGAGTTTAGTACACTTATTGAAACTAAGAGTATGGTGAAATCAGAATATGTAGTAACAGGAATGAATATAAACGGTCTAGATACACCATTTCTTGTTGATGGAATCAATGAACATGGACTTATGGGTGCACTTCTAAATTATCCAGGTTTTGCTTGTTATGATACAAATGATAATTATAGTGTTAGTGTTAATCCGTCATTTATAGTTACCTATATGTTGTCTACTTGTAAAACTTTAGATGAGGTAGAGAGAGAGGCTAAAGCAATAAACTTTAGTAGTGAGAAGGTATTTGGGAATGAAATAAGAGTTCATTTTATATTTTTTGATTCTACAGGTGAGGCGATAATTGTTGAACCTAATGAAGGAGGAGTTACTGTACATAGAAATACTATAGGTGTTATGACAAATAGTCCTAACTATGAATGGCATGAACAAAATATTAGGAATTATTTGGGGCAATCACCACTTGGAGTAAAACAAGATACTATATGTGGAAAAGAGTTTAAGGCTTTTGGTGTGTGGGGGTTAAGATTCCCAGGAGGATATGCTTCAACTGATCGTTTTATAAGAGTTGCTCTTACTAAAAATTTTTCTCCTAAGGGGAATGATGAGCTTGATGGAGTAACAAGAATGTTTAATATGTTTTCAACAGTTTATATGGCAGAAGGAATAGTTGGGCTTCAAACAGATAAGGGATCAGATTTTGAGTTCACACAAAGTATAGATATAATGTGCTCTGAAAGCCTGAAATATTATTTCTCTTTAACAACTAATAGAAGAATTTCTTGTATTGATCTTAAAAAAGAACTTAATAATACAAAAATTAAATATATAGAGATTCCAAAAGATCAAGATATTAGTTTCATAAATTAA
- a CDS encoding copper homeostasis protein CutC: MNNKFILECCVDSVESAINASNGGANRLELCANLSIGGTSPSIFLFKEIRKISSIPMHVLLRPRFGDFLYTDYEKNIIKCEVELFRDAGAEGIVIGALKKDGELDYDFMKEIKEISGDMNVVLHRAFDVCRDPFEVLNQSIEIGLHTILTSGQQNNCLKGMELISKLHEKSQSKISIMAGSGMNSNIIKEFLLKTKIKAFHMSAKQVLNSKMEFRNENVNMGIPSLSEYEIWRTNEEEIRKVKDILNNF; encoded by the coding sequence ATGAATAATAAGTTTATTTTAGAGTGTTGTGTTGATAGCGTTGAATCAGCTATAAATGCAAGTAATGGTGGAGCAAATAGATTAGAGCTTTGTGCAAACTTATCAATTGGAGGAACTAGTCCTAGCATATTTCTATTTAAAGAAATCAGAAAGATATCCAGTATACCTATGCATGTTCTTTTGAGACCAAGATTTGGGGATTTTTTATACACAGATTATGAGAAAAATATTATTAAGTGTGAAGTTGAACTTTTTCGTGATGCTGGAGCTGAAGGAATTGTTATTGGAGCATTAAAAAAAGATGGGGAACTTGATTATGATTTTATGAAAGAGATTAAGGAAATTTCTGGAGATATGAATGTTGTACTTCATAGAGCTTTTGATGTTTGTCGTGATCCTTTTGAAGTGTTGAACCAATCGATAGAGATTGGACTTCATACAATATTAACTTCTGGACAACAGAACAATTGTTTAAAGGGAATGGAGTTAATAAGTAAGTTGCATGAAAAATCTCAGAGTAAAATTTCTATAATGGCAGGCTCAGGTATGAATTCAAATATTATAAAGGAGTTCTTATTAAAAACTAAAATAAAGGCATTTCATATGTCAGCTAAACAAGTTTTAAATAGTAAAATGGAATTTAGAAATGAGAATGTTAATATGGGTATACCGAGTTTAAGTGAGTATGAAATATGGAGAACTAACGAAGAAGAGATAAGGAAAGTTAAGGATATTTTAAATAATTTCTAG